From the Moorena sp. SIOASIH genome, the window CCAACTACTTCCCTAGCCCTATAGTTAACAGCTCGCTTCTCACCTCTAGCAGCATCAAGAACCCAACTATTTAATCTATTCCGGTTGGCTCTCAAAGCAGCTTGAATATTAGTGGCAGCAGTTCCCAAATCGCTATAGGTGCTAGCTGCGCTGATTCTGGGAGCATTAATTAATCGGTCCACTAGTTGTTGATCACTTTTACCAACATGGCGATCAATAGTGTGACCACCAAGGTACTCCTGTCGTTGTAACCAGTTCGAGGGAAAATTACTCGGCACGCATTGCGCAGAAGCTGATTGACTCAGGTAGAAACTCTGTACAAGAGTCAAAACAGCCAATAGTCCAGCACTCTTGGCTAGGGATTTTTTCCAATGGGTAAGCATCTTAAATAATGTCTGTTTTTACCTACTATTCCCAGCAGCTTTTTGATTGTAACATCCTGAGCGACTGCATCAAGACAATGAAAGGAGGGTCAATGGGCGACTGACTGTATCAGGGATGAGCTCATTGCCCTCAAAGCTGTATAGAGTAAACTTTTGATGATCATATATTAATTTTGGTTAAGTCAACCTATGTCTAATCAAGAAATTCGGCCAGAAGGGCAACCGTTAATCGATCGCTCTATAGAGGAGAAAACTAAGGACTTTTTGGAGATAGGGAGAATTGCTGGTCTTAATACAACATCCGATTGTGCAGGTGCTGATCTCAGCGGTGCTAATTTGAGTAGTGTTAACCTCAGCCGTGTCAATTTGAGTGGTGCTAACCTTAGCCTTGCTAAACTCAATGGCGCTAATTTATTTGGTGCTAATTTATTGGGAGCTAACTTGTTCGGGACTGACCTGAATGAGGCTAATCTTAGTGATGCTAATCTTAGTGATGCTAATCTCAGCGAGGCTATCCTCAGTCGTGCTATTCTCAGCAGCACCAATCTCAGGGGTACTCTGGTCAGCAATGCTAACTTTAGCTATGCTATCCTGAGTAATGCCAACCTCAGCCATGCTATCTTGAGTAATGCTAATCTGAGTTATGCTAATCTATTTGGTGCTAACCTCAGCGAAGCGAATCTATTTGGTGCTACCTTAAGTTGCGCTACTTTGAATTATGCCATTTTTAACAATGCTAATTTGAGTTACAGCAACTTCAGTTATGCCTCGATGGACTATACAGTACTGAGTGGTGCTAACCTCAGATGTGCTATCTTGGGGGAGACTAACTTGAGTAAAGTCAATCTGAGTGATGCTAAATTAGAGAAAGCCCGGTTGGTCAATAATTTAGGAATTTCTGAAGAGATGAAGCTTGACTTGAAACAAAGGGGAGCAATTTTTGAAGATTCCCATGATAATGGTTTGACAATTTTGAATCGTTAAAGACAAGGGAACAGGGAATAAGGCAATAGGCAAGAGGCAAGAGGCAATAGGCATGCTAGCAAGAGGCATGCTAGCAAGAGGCATGCTAGCAATAGGCATGCTAGCAATAGGCAATAGGCATGCTAGCAATAGGCATGCTAGCAATAGGCATGCTAGCAATAGGCAATAGGCATGCTAGCAATAGGCAATAGGCATGCTAGCAATAGGCATGCTAGCAAGAGTTAATCAAGTATATAGGTATTTTGGGTAACTCTTCCCGATTCCCAATTCCCGATTCCCGATTCCCGATTCCCGATTCCCGATTCCCGATTCCCGATTCCCGATTCCCGATTCCCGATTCCCTGTTCCCGATTCCCTATTCCCTGTTCCCTTTATCTATCAATCCTATGTTTACATCTCAAATAAAAATACTATATAAGTTAAGTTCTGATTATGTCTGAATTTACTCCAAAAGAATGGGGTAAAATCCGAGAAACTTTGGCTGACGATCCCACTAAGTATGGATTGCCTAAACGGGAATATGGCTCGGTGGTATTGGGGTCATTTAATATCAGAAAACTGGGTTCGGTAACTAACCGCAGTCCTCAAACCTGGGATTTTTTGGCTCATGTGTGTAAGCACTTTGACTTGCTGGCTATCCAAGAAATCATGGATAACCTGAGTGGTTTC encodes:
- a CDS encoding RNase A-like domain-containing protein, which translates into the protein MLTHWKKSLAKSAGLLAVLTLVQSFYLSQSASAQCVPSNFPSNWLQRQEYLGGHTIDRHVGKSDQQLVDRLINAPRISAASTYSDLGTAATNIQAALRANRNRLNSWVLDAARGEKRAVNYRAREVVGRVASRSPSLSNISNSRKLRAVMKKTAKGDCLLLTSYPAR
- a CDS encoding pentapeptide repeat-containing protein yields the protein MSNQEIRPEGQPLIDRSIEEKTKDFLEIGRIAGLNTTSDCAGADLSGANLSSVNLSRVNLSGANLSLAKLNGANLFGANLLGANLFGTDLNEANLSDANLSDANLSEAILSRAILSSTNLRGTLVSNANFSYAILSNANLSHAILSNANLSYANLFGANLSEANLFGATLSCATLNYAIFNNANLSYSNFSYASMDYTVLSGANLRCAILGETNLSKVNLSDAKLEKARLVNNLGISEEMKLDLKQRGAIFEDSHDNGLTILNR